One segment of Verrucomicrobiota bacterium DNA contains the following:
- a CDS encoding GxxExxY protein gives MNDLIYKDEAYKIIGACFEVYNDKGCGFLEAVYQECLEIELSMKGIPFVSKPQVALTYKGHPLKCTYQPDLICYGKIVVELKAVSTLVDEHRAQVINYLNATGYELGLLVNFAHYPKLEYERLANTRKKFIPANLATKHE, from the coding sequence ATGAACGATCTGATTTATAAAGACGAAGCATACAAGATAATCGGGGCTTGTTTCGAGGTATATAATGACAAAGGGTGCGGGTTTCTGGAAGCAGTCTATCAGGAATGTCTTGAAATCGAATTGAGCATGAAAGGCATTCCTTTTGTATCCAAGCCACAGGTTGCTCTGACCTACAAAGGGCATCCGCTAAAATGCACCTACCAACCCGATCTGATTTGCTACGGTAAAATTGTGGTGGAACTCAAAGCAGTGTCCACCTTGGTTGATGAACATCGCGCACAAGTGATCAATTATCTTAACGCCACCGGATACGAACTGGGGCTATTGGTCAATTTCGCGCACTACCCAAAGCTCGAATACGAACGATTGGCAAATACCCGAAAAAAATTCATTCCAGCAAATCTTGCAACCAAGCACGAATGA
- a CDS encoding DUF885 family protein, with protein MSFSLITRRSLKVGGGLVVGVCLALGRNSMVATPPPAALANSDYEAEVQQFESDRNSVGQFYSLPWSEARFDRLERLGQEWQARVKIAGFKKLNVQGQVDQALLLNLLQRSQARLERDRQRLQDMRDLLPFREAIQKLELARWHMTPLDAQAAATELAGVPEQIKKLRERLDAGRKDKPKDKATGDDKKETTETKEEPSKTAGTNAPSLKISATLARRAASATDEVRQTLKNWFNAYDGVQPEFSWWLKKPQEETAKALEEYAKCLREELAGLKGKPEDPLVGEPFGAAALQTEITTEFLPYTPRELIAIGEREFAWCEEQMRKAAADMGVADWKAALAGVKSQHVPPGKQEEVVATEGRAAVQFVREHDLVTVPPLCEETWRLTMLNSEQQKTMPYAAYGGQSVLVAYAREDMKHEDKVMSMRGNNRPFMHLVIPHELVPGHHLQNFVGSRYQQQRSLFATPFLVEGWALYWELRLWDLGYARTPEERVGMLFWRMHRCARIIVSLKFHLGEMTPPQMVDFLMARVGHEKLGATSEVRRYISDDYSPLYQAAYMLGGLQLYTLHKETVGKKKMSEREFHDAVLRQGAIPVDLIRRVMLELPVKPGAAPDWRFAQ; from the coding sequence ATGTCATTTTCATTGATTACAAGGCGCAGTTTAAAAGTTGGTGGCGGTTTGGTGGTTGGCGTATGCCTGGCGCTCGGCCGCAATTCCATGGTGGCCACGCCACCACCAGCCGCGCTGGCGAACAGCGATTATGAGGCGGAGGTTCAGCAGTTCGAGAGTGATCGCAACAGTGTTGGCCAATTCTATAGCCTCCCCTGGTCGGAGGCCCGATTTGATCGTCTGGAGCGCTTGGGCCAGGAATGGCAGGCGCGGGTGAAGATCGCCGGTTTCAAAAAGCTTAACGTCCAGGGGCAGGTGGACCAGGCACTTTTGCTCAACTTGCTCCAGCGCTCCCAAGCTCGCCTGGAACGCGACCGCCAGCGGTTGCAGGATATGCGTGACCTGTTGCCGTTTCGCGAGGCCATCCAGAAGCTGGAACTGGCCCGCTGGCACATGACCCCGTTGGATGCTCAAGCCGCCGCCACCGAGTTGGCCGGCGTCCCTGAACAGATAAAGAAACTGCGCGAGCGGCTGGATGCGGGCCGGAAAGATAAACCCAAGGACAAGGCGACCGGGGACGACAAGAAGGAAACGACCGAAACCAAAGAGGAACCGTCCAAGACCGCCGGTACGAACGCGCCGTCGTTGAAGATTTCCGCCACGTTAGCCCGGCGCGCCGCCAGTGCCACGGATGAAGTCCGGCAGACCCTGAAGAATTGGTTCAACGCGTATGATGGTGTTCAGCCTGAATTCAGTTGGTGGCTGAAGAAACCCCAAGAGGAAACGGCCAAGGCGTTGGAGGAATACGCGAAGTGTCTGCGCGAAGAGCTGGCCGGCCTCAAAGGCAAGCCGGAAGATCCGCTGGTGGGCGAGCCATTTGGCGCCGCCGCGCTGCAAACCGAGATCACCACTGAATTTCTACCCTACACCCCGCGCGAGTTGATTGCCATCGGCGAGCGTGAATTCGCATGGTGCGAAGAACAGATGCGGAAGGCCGCCGCCGACATGGGCGTGGCGGATTGGAAAGCGGCACTGGCGGGTGTGAAATCGCAACATGTGCCGCCGGGGAAACAGGAGGAAGTGGTGGCCACTGAGGGGCGTGCCGCCGTCCAGTTTGTGCGGGAGCATGATTTGGTTACGGTGCCGCCGTTGTGCGAGGAAACCTGGCGGTTGACGATGCTGAACAGCGAGCAGCAAAAGACCATGCCCTACGCCGCCTATGGCGGGCAAAGCGTGCTCGTGGCGTATGCGCGCGAGGACATGAAACATGAGGACAAGGTGATGTCCATGCGCGGCAACAACCGCCCGTTCATGCACTTGGTGATCCCGCATGAGCTGGTCCCCGGCCATCACCTGCAAAACTTTGTCGGCTCCCGTTACCAGCAGCAACGCAGTCTGTTTGCCACTCCTTTCCTCGTGGAAGGGTGGGCGCTGTATTGGGAGTTGCGCTTATGGGATCTGGGATATGCGCGCACGCCCGAGGAGCGCGTTGGCATGTTGTTTTGGCGGATGCACCGTTGCGCCCGCATTATTGTCAGTTTGAAATTTCACCTCGGCGAGATGACCCCGCCGCAAATGGTGGATTTCCTGATGGCCCGCGTGGGGCATGAGAAGCTGGGGGCGACCAGCGAGGTCCGCCGGTATATCAGTGACGATTACTCACCCCTGTATCAGGCGGCCTATATGCTTGGGGGATTGCAATTATACACGCTGCACAAAGAAACGGTCGGCAAAAAGAAAATGAGCGAACGGGAATTTCACGATGCGGTGTTGCGTCAGGGAGCCATCCCCGTGGACCTGATTCGCCGAGTGATGCTGGAGTTGCCGGTGAAACCCGGCGCGGCCCCGGACTGGCGCTTCGCGCAGTGA